One stretch of Rathayibacter festucae DSM 15932 DNA includes these proteins:
- a CDS encoding amino acid transporter, whose amino-acid sequence MCLTGVDYFSTLGYQPAIAALAAGLVSPLATIVLVLLTLFGALPVYRRVARESFRGEGSIAMLERLLPWWGGKLFVLVLLGFAATDFMITITLSAADATAHAVENPFAPAWFHGAEVPLTLGLVALLGIVFLRGFKEAISIAVVLVAVFLALNAVVIVVAIAHVAENPVVIGNWWSALTTQHGNPLIMVGIALIVFPKLALGLSGFETGVAVMPQIRGDASDTDAAPLGRIRGAKRLLITAAVTMSAFLITSSFVTTLLIPQAEFQPGGQANGRALAYLAHEYLGDAFGTAYDVSTICILWFAGASAMAGLLNIVPRYLPRYGMAPQWAAAVRPLVLVFTAVAFLITILFRADVDAQGGAYATGVLVLITSASVAVFLSAKRKKQRKRAVGFAVIALVFVYTTVVNVVERPDGVRIASLFILGILVVSLISRVQRSFQLRATSVTFDAQALDFLSTDADDYGVIRVLANEPDDGSEREYRDKLAEEQRDSNLPMRGPVLFLEVHTTDSSDFEEDLVVQGRVCHGFRVLTVTSGNIPNTIATVLLEIRALTGVVPDVYFEWTEGGPLSNMFRFLITGTGEVAPVTREVLRRAEPRRERRPGVHVG is encoded by the coding sequence ATGTGCCTGACCGGCGTCGACTACTTCTCCACCCTCGGCTACCAGCCCGCGATCGCGGCGCTCGCGGCCGGCCTGGTCTCGCCGCTGGCGACCATCGTCCTGGTGCTGCTGACCCTGTTCGGCGCGCTGCCGGTCTACCGCCGCGTCGCCCGCGAGAGCTTCCGCGGCGAGGGCTCGATCGCGATGCTGGAGCGGCTGCTGCCGTGGTGGGGCGGCAAGCTCTTCGTGCTGGTGCTGCTCGGCTTCGCGGCGACGGACTTCATGATCACCATCACCCTGTCGGCGGCCGACGCCACCGCGCACGCGGTCGAGAACCCGTTCGCGCCGGCCTGGTTCCACGGCGCGGAGGTGCCGCTGACGCTGGGGCTGGTCGCGCTGCTCGGGATCGTCTTCCTCCGCGGCTTCAAGGAGGCGATCTCGATCGCGGTCGTGCTGGTCGCGGTGTTCCTCGCGCTGAACGCGGTCGTCATCGTCGTCGCGATCGCGCACGTCGCCGAGAACCCGGTCGTGATCGGGAACTGGTGGTCGGCGCTGACGACGCAGCACGGGAATCCGCTGATCATGGTCGGCATCGCGCTGATCGTGTTCCCGAAGCTGGCGCTCGGGCTGTCCGGCTTCGAGACCGGCGTGGCGGTGATGCCGCAGATCCGCGGCGACGCGAGCGACACCGACGCGGCCCCGCTCGGACGGATCCGCGGGGCGAAGCGGCTGCTGATCACCGCCGCCGTGACGATGTCGGCGTTCCTGATCACCTCGAGCTTCGTGACGACGCTGCTGATCCCGCAGGCCGAGTTCCAGCCGGGCGGGCAGGCCAACGGTCGCGCGCTCGCCTACCTCGCGCACGAGTACCTCGGCGACGCCTTCGGCACCGCCTACGACGTCAGCACGATCTGCATCCTCTGGTTCGCGGGCGCCTCGGCGATGGCCGGGCTGCTCAACATCGTGCCGCGCTACCTCCCGCGCTACGGGATGGCGCCACAGTGGGCCGCGGCGGTGCGCCCGCTGGTGCTGGTCTTCACGGCCGTCGCGTTCCTGATCACGATCCTCTTCCGGGCCGACGTCGACGCCCAGGGCGGCGCGTACGCGACCGGGGTGCTGGTGCTGATCACGTCCGCCTCCGTCGCCGTGTTCCTCTCGGCCAAGCGCAAGAAGCAGCGCAAGCGGGCTGTCGGCTTCGCGGTGATCGCGCTCGTCTTCGTCTACACGACGGTCGTGAACGTGGTCGAGCGGCCGGACGGCGTGCGGATCGCGAGCCTGTTCATCCTCGGGATCCTCGTGGTGTCGCTGATCTCGCGGGTGCAGCGCTCGTTCCAGCTGCGGGCGACCTCGGTGACCTTCGACGCGCAGGCGCTCGACTTCCTCAGCACCGACGCCGACGACTACGGCGTGATCCGCGTCCTCGCGAACGAGCCCGACGACGGCTCCGAGCGCGAGTACCGCGACAAGCTGGCCGAGGAGCAGCGCGACAGCAACCTGCCGATGCGCGGCCCGGTCCTCTTCCTCGAGGTGCACACCACCGACTCGTCCGACTTCGAGGAGGACCTCGTGGTGCAGGGGCGCGTCTGCCACGGCTTCCGCGTGCTCACGGTGACCAGCGGCAACATCCCGAACACGATCGCCACCGTGCTGCTCGAGATCCGCGCCCTGACCGGCGTCGTCCCGGACGTCTACTTCGAGTGGACCGAGGGCGGCCCGCTCTCCAACATGTTCCGCTTCCTGATCACCGGCACCGGCGAGGTCGCCCCCGTCACCCGCGAGGTCCTCCGCCGCGCCGAGCCCCGCCGCGAGCGCCGCCCGGGCGTCCACGTCGGCTGA